The genome window TATTTAAAAATAGCcacactgggggcgcctgggtggctcagtgggttaagccgctgccttcggctcgggtcatgatctcggagtcctgggatcgagtcctgcatcgggctctctgctcagcagggagcctgcttccttctctctctctctctgcctgcctctcagtgtacttgtgatttctctcagtcaaataaataaataaataaaatctttaaaaaaaaaatagccacacTATGGGCCTGTATAATAATATTGAATTACGGAATCATGTCTAAGTTCTGAATATGTGTGTATGGTTACAGTTGTTGGAGTAAGAGTTATGtttaaaatctggaaaattcTATACCAAAATGATAACAGTAAATTTCTTTGGGTGGTGGGATTATatgcaattttcattttcttatttttttatggaatctttatataaaaaacaaagtaaatgttttcaaaagaagTCAAACAATATAATATCACCTCATCGAGAAGTCATATTTCTATTCGAGATGAGGTGGTTATAATGACCTCACTGAGTAGATGACACCAAGCTAGACCTTGAAAGATGAATAAAGggaatttattaaaaagtcaaggacagggacacctgggtgactgagttggttaagcatctgccttagactcaggtcacaatctcagggtcctgagattgagccctgcttgttccctgttcagtggggagtctacttctctctctccctttgcccctccctactacttgtgtgcactctcagattttttaatttttttttattttaaaaataaaagatcaaggACAGCAGAGGTCATTCCAGGCACATGAATCCCATAGGGAAATGTACCAAGACAACATGACTGAACATGGAGAAATTAGAGACAGACAGTTCCTTGAGACTGAAGCACAGACTATGTAAAAGTAATTGGGAAAGTATTGCTGGAAAGGAAGTCTGAATTTGTTCTGTACCATCTGAGGGGGATGATTTTTGAGAAATAACTcccaaaatgtcaaaagttaGGAGTACAGTTGACTTAAGTCCTCTTAATGCCCATGATAATTTGAGAAAGCATATGAAGGGATGAAGGGTTTACATAGGTGTCCAAGCATGTGATGAGGGGTCTCAGGGCTTGACACAGCTCAAGACAGAAAACTATTTATCTAAATGAGACTTATTATATTGTCTATTCCCAAAATTGAGTTGAATATTACAGAGTTATACATGATTACTACAGAGAAACCAGTCCCTTCCCCAAATAATGAGCTGTAACTATCTCAGTCAACCCACAGGTACTGTGGGTTAAGAATCAATCTAAGAACAGATTGATTAGGGGGGCAAGTCTGACAGTCCTAGGTAAGTTGCTCCAGAGGCCCATAATTCAAGGAGCTATTTTGCTGGGGATTCATTTCTAGTTCTCTGGTTCACTGCTGTGAAAGCCCATCTCACAAATGACCAGAGTTTCTTAGAAAGCAGTCTCTGCCATCCCGTTATTTCTGCTTTGGAAACAATACATAAAACACTTGGTCTCTTATCTGTTTTGTTCTGACCCCATAAATGATGGGATTCAACATAGGTGGAGCAAGCATGCTGACATTGGCCAACAGGATATGGACATGTAGCGGGATGTGACGGCCAAAGCGCTGAGTGAGAACAGAGAAGATCCCAGGCccataaaaaaggatgatgaCACAGACATGGGAACCACATGTGTTGAGAGCTTTGTGGCGAGCATCTCGGGAAGGGATACGAAAGACAGCACGGAGAATCAGAGtataggaaacaaaaatgaggaCAATGTCTAGGATCACTGttgacattaaaacaaaaaatccataCCAGATATTTACATGGATATCATCACAGGCATACTTGGCCAAGCCAATGTGTTCACAGAATGTATGTGGTAGGATGTTATTTCTGCAAAAAGTCAGCCTCTTCAGAAGAAATATCATGGGAAAAATTGTACAGTGTGCTCTCATGAAAACAGCCACACCAATTTTCCCTATCAGAGAGTGGGGGAGTATCAGGGTGTATCTCAGTGGATAACATATTGCAATGTAGCGGTCAAATGCCATCATCAGCAAGATGCCTGACTCAGAAATAAAGGAGGAATGCTGGAAGTAGAGCTGGGCAATGCAGCTGTTAAGAGAGATCTCCCTACTATTGCACCAGAAAATGGCCAATGCCTTGGGTTCTGTGGTTGTGGCAAAGACAATGTCAACTCCAGCCAGCATGCAGAGAAAAAGATACATAGGTTCATGGAGGCTGCTCCTGATGAGGATAATGAAGATGAGCAGACCATTTCCAAGGAGAGCAAAGAcataggagatgaggaaggggaTGGAAATCCACATGTGTAGGTCTTCTCGGCCTGGAATGCCCAACAGGTAGAAGACTACATGGTTAACACCAGTGTGATTGAAGCTAGCCATTTCTGAGTCAAGCAAATGTGGACTTTAATTTCACCtagcagagacaaagagacacaGATTACATATAAATGTTTTCCTTGAGGTTTCTGATTAAATATATCTAATTAAATGCCTGTGTTTACTACTGTTTCCTCCTCCTACCTGTTAAAACATcagttaaaataacaaaaacatcaaatataaaaacagaagaagagataATAACAGAGAAGGGACAGTTTGAGAGCAGATAGAGGACTACTGAACAAGCACATGGGATAAAACTAATAGGCttgaactctggaaaacagtatggaggttcctcagaaagttgaaaatagagctaccctatggacccagcaatcgcactactgggtattttccctaaagatacaaatatagtgatccaaaggggcgtgcgcacccgaatgtttatagcagcaatgtccacaatagacaaactatgaaaagaatctagatgtccatcaaaagatgaatggataaagaagatgtggtgtgtgtgtgtgtgtgtgtgtgtgtatatatagatatacacacacacacacacacaattttatatacacacacaatggaatacttgcagccatcaaaagaaatgaaatcttgccatttgcaatgacatagatagaactagagggtattatgctgatagaaataagtcaatcagagaaagacaattatcatatgatctccctgatatgaggaagttgagaggtaGGGTAGGGGGTCGTTGGgtgtagggagggaaaaaatgaaacaagatgggattgggaaggagagaaaccataagagactcttaatctcacgaaacaaactgagggttgctgggagttAAGGAgaagggataggatggctgggttatggacactggggagggtatgtgctatggtgagtgctatgaaatgtataagcctaatgattcacagatctgtacccctggggcaaataatacactatatgttaatttttttaaaaaaactaagaaaaactaATAGGATTgagtagaaaacaaaaatcaagttaaTTTTCACTTCAGAACCCAGATCATCTCAAAAATTAAAGCTATCAGGAAATTTTCTAAATAGAGATAAGGATgggctttttaaagattattggtTGAAAATCTGTATAAAAATCAGCTAGACTCCTGGATCCTCTTTCCCAAGCTGTCCATCTAGGTACCACATTTCCTCAGAATGCTGGAGGTTTATTCTCTGATGGAGTTAAGGCTGGAGACTCTTAGCATactacccccaccccaaccatgTCCAGAGGACAGGGTAAAATTAAAGGCTATATACTGAACAAAATGAAACCTCATTAACTTCTGTTTATTTACACCTGGTAGTGTTAGCTTACATACTATATACCCAGATCTTCcaattcattttaagaatgagGCTCCAAACCTCATTTAAAACTATGTGTAGTATGAGATTTATCCAGGGAGACTTTCTGCCAAATGACTCAAAATCCAGAACTTTacacccaagtaaataaaaaatttgtaaGAGTAAAAAAGTTCTTTAAGACCTTCAAAGATCTCAAAAGACTGACCTCCCATTAAGCCTTTCAAAGAAGTTACTGGGAGATAAATACCACCAAAGTGAGGGAATGAaccaaaaatgaagaaacatggGCTCCAACAAAGTTGCTAAAACAAAGTGCTACAATGCCAGAGAGGGCATAGGCTGTGAGGAAGTGAGGGACCTTCGAATAGCGGTGAAGGTCAGTCACTGTCTTGAGGCCTGGAGTATCATGAGTCTGGACTGGATCAAGGGAGGAGAGGTCCTAAAGGAAAgtctcaaagagaaaaaaggaaaagattgttttgaaatgtaatttatatttctagtGCAAAGTAAGCCACATAAAagttaagcaaacaaaaaatagacaattatttactcctggaaagaaaaaaaattttttcaagaatAGAAATATAACCATATGTCACTGTATAATTCAGTTATTATAATCACAATAGTGTAAACATAAATACACATCTTAAAAATCATGATATATCACTTAATAAAATCCGGAAAAGGGAGATTTGTGTGTGTCTGAATGTGCGTGTATGTATTTGGCTGGGAGGGGTTTACATGTGGGAAAGCTAAATGCCCCTCTTCCTTATAAAAAGGTCAGTGTATGACATACAAAAGTGATCTTAAAATAAGAATCaagaaataacaatataaatgtattgtatatatggaagtaagcaataaaagaaatagaagtgtTAAAGTGGTTTTTCTGAGGCGCAAGAATCAGTTGTGAGATGGGGTAGGGATACTATTGTTTATGGTAAATACAGGATATTTGAGGTTTTAAACTGTATGTATGATActcacaaaatttttttaaaaatcttaatagagTACCTAGGCTCTTCACCTAACAAATTTGTAACTCAtacaaattctcttttcttctctctctctctctctctccctccctccctctttctctgtctctctcatttaaTTTCTGAATTAAAATACTCCCCTTCTTTGGGCACTAAATTACCCTCTGAGAGAACACAGATTGGCTCAAATGAACTAACTCCACTCTCCTGAGAGAAAAGTCTAGGGATACTGGCATTGGAGGAGGCATAGACAGTCTGATAGAGATTTTTCCTCCAATGGACAATTGCCTTCTGTACATTGCATGGTCAGATACTGTAATAACACTTTTCTAAGAAATGCCACAatcctagaagaaatagaaaagtggcAAGTGGCACCCAAAACAATGAGAACCCCATAGACCTAATGACaaaagaacagagctggagaTCAAACACAATcagaagcagggaaagagaaagtccTTCAGAAACCGATGGGTATCTTTGAGAAAAGGAACAACCAAGGGGATTGGCCTTGTTTACAGTCATAGAGGAAAGCTTAGGGGTTGGAGAACATGGCCTTTGGAATAGCTGCCTAGAACAGCTGCTAGTCCAACTCCAAActctttttagatattttctttattcatttgagagagagaacaagagagagcatgagagggagaaggtcagagggagaagcagactccccatggcgttggaagcccaatgtgggactcgttcccaggactccaggatcatgacctgagatgaaggcagccacttaaccaaactgagccacccaggcatccccaactccaaattattttaaaagactgtcCCTCAGGTCTCCTTCCAAAAGAAGATTCCCTGAGCCTGCCCCAGACATCACCCTGCTTTGTATTGCTGagtcctttccctgcccctctcaCCTGGAATTTCTTAGTATCTGCCAAGCATAGCAGGGCTTTGCCTACATGATCCAGCTTtctaaatattagaaaacatgTCTCATTAATCATGAATGACTTTCTTCTCTATCCAGCATCTCTAACAACCTGTGATTTCCTTGATGGATGGGGCACATCCTTTCTTCAATGTTCCTAAAGCATAGCATAGAAGGAAAGGCAAACAGGGCAGTCGGAGGGGAGGTAGGAGGGAAAGAAGACCAAGTAAGAGAGATTTAAGGTAAGTGACCAAAGCAAGACTTTCCTTTGAGCACTCAGTTTCTGGAATCCAAATGACACTTTAAAAGTCCTTTGAGAACCTACCATCTATTTCTGCCCTATCTGTCCAAATGTTGGCTGTTGGTCTCCTCTACAGTCTGTTCATAAGACTCCAAACAAAGATCCTCACATTCCAACATTCAAAATCAGTTCCATTACCTTGGGCCTATAAGGCCTATTATCTAGCTCAACTCTCCCCTACTCCTAGAATCTCACCTCACATATGACAAAATCAGTCATCAGCTTCAGACTAAGtctttcaaaacagaaatggaatcagtaaCTGGAGGAAATTTAGTGACTTACAGATTAGACTACAGAGTGATTATCTTTGTGAGACTTAGGAGGTCACTTTTATTCCATGGCCCCAGTGCCCTTGGGTTCTTACTCCACCAACAAACCCACAGTCCCATAGGGGCTGAGTCATTATGCTTACTTCCTACCACTGTTTTCTCTTGATGCGTAGTCCTCTGGCACCTTCCCTGTTATTTGATCTCTATCCTCAAATTTTCTGTGCGCATCTTTGTGGCTTTCCATACTCAGACACTCTCACTCCTAGTATTTCCTTCTAAGAAATCCCTGAACTTCTTTCAAAAAGCATTACATTCTGTGTAATCAACACTCTCCATTATTTAAAACCAATATCTATTTAATAGGCATCTTTTcccagaaaatatttcttcataatcAAGACAAAATCCAAAGTTCCAATTTATCTAGCGCTgtgataaaatttgtattttggaGTCTTTAACTAAAGGAATGTGTATGACATACAGGAGCAACATGTGAATTATAATT of Mustela nigripes isolate SB6536 chromosome 1, MUSNIG.SB6536, whole genome shotgun sequence contains these proteins:
- the LOC132011837 gene encoding olfactory receptor 52B4-like, coding for MASFNHTGVNHVVFYLLGIPGREDLHMWISIPFLISYVFALLGNGLLIFIILIRSSLHEPMYLFLCMLAGVDIVFATTTEPKALAIFWCNSREISLNSCIAQLYFQHSSFISESGILLMMAFDRYIAICYPLRYTLILPHSLIGKIGVAVFMRAHCTIFPMIFLLKRLTFCRNNILPHTFCEHIGLAKYACDDIHVNIWYGFFVLMSTVILDIVLIFVSYTLILRAVFRIPSRDARHKALNTCGSHVCVIILFYGPGIFSVLTQRFGRHIPLHVHILLANVSMLAPPMLNPIIYGVRTKQIRDQVFYVLFPKQK